A window of the Bradyrhizobium diazoefficiens genome harbors these coding sequences:
- a CDS encoding antibiotic biosynthesis monooxygenase family protein, which produces MITEIAQIDVKPGSEKDFEAAVAKAKAAFGRSKGFHSFELHKSIEKPQRYRLMVKWATLENHTVDFRGSENFTEWRGLVGQYFASPPDVEHTETVLTT; this is translated from the coding sequence ATGATCACCGAGATCGCGCAAATCGACGTCAAGCCGGGCAGCGAGAAGGATTTTGAGGCCGCCGTCGCCAAGGCCAAGGCCGCCTTCGGCCGCTCCAAGGGCTTTCACAGCTTCGAGCTGCACAAGTCGATCGAGAAGCCGCAGCGCTACCGGCTGATGGTGAAATGGGCGACGCTGGAAAACCATACCGTCGACTTCCGCGGCTCCGAGAATTTCACCGAATGGCGCGGCCTCGTCGGCCAGTATTTTGCCTCGCCTCCAGACGTCGAGCATACCGAGACCGTGCTGACGACCTGA
- the glnA gene encoding type I glutamate--ammonia ligase, producing the protein MKTAKDVLKSIKDNDVKYVDLRFTDPRGKWQHVTFDVSMIDEDIFAEGTMFDGSSIAGWKAINESDMCLMPDPVTATIDPFFAETTMVITCDVLEPTTGEPYNRDPRGIAKKAEAMVKSMGVGDTVFVGPEAEFFVFDDVRFSSGPYNTGFRLDSSELPTNTDTEYEGGNLGHRIRTKSGYFPVPPQDSVQDMRSEMLGAMAKMGVKVEKHHHEVASAQHELGMKFDTLTLMADHLQIYKYCIHQVAHIYGKTATFMPKPVFGDNGSGMHVHQSIWKDGKPVFAGNKYADLSETCLHYIGGIIKHAKAINAFTNPSTNSYKRLVPGYEAPVLLAYSARNRSASCRIPYTASPKAKRVEVRFPDPLANPYLGFAAMLMAGLDGIKNKMDPGPAMDKDLYDLPKEELKQIPTVCGSLREALENLDKNRGFLKAGGVFDDDFIDAYIELKMTEVERFEMTPHPVEFDMYYSG; encoded by the coding sequence ATGAAGACCGCCAAAGACGTCCTGAAATCGATCAAGGACAACGACGTCAAATACGTCGACCTGCGCTTCACTGATCCGCGCGGCAAGTGGCAGCACGTGACGTTCGACGTCAGCATGATCGATGAGGACATTTTCGCCGAAGGAACGATGTTCGACGGCTCCTCGATCGCCGGCTGGAAGGCGATCAACGAGTCCGACATGTGCCTGATGCCCGATCCGGTGACCGCGACGATCGATCCGTTCTTCGCCGAGACCACCATGGTCATCACCTGCGACGTGCTCGAGCCGACCACCGGCGAGCCGTACAACCGCGACCCCCGTGGCATCGCCAAGAAGGCCGAAGCCATGGTGAAGTCGATGGGCGTGGGCGACACCGTCTTCGTCGGCCCCGAAGCCGAGTTCTTCGTGTTCGACGATGTTCGCTTTTCGAGCGGCCCCTACAACACCGGCTTCAGGCTCGACTCCTCGGAGCTGCCGACCAACACCGACACCGAATATGAAGGCGGCAATCTCGGTCACCGCATCCGCACCAAGAGCGGCTACTTCCCGGTCCCGCCGCAGGATTCCGTGCAGGACATGCGCTCGGAGATGCTGGGCGCCATGGCCAAGATGGGCGTCAAGGTCGAGAAGCATCACCACGAGGTCGCTTCCGCCCAGCACGAACTCGGCATGAAGTTCGACACGCTCACGCTGATGGCCGACCACCTCCAGATCTACAAATACTGCATCCACCAGGTCGCGCACATCTACGGCAAGACCGCCACCTTCATGCCGAAGCCGGTCTTTGGCGACAACGGCTCGGGCATGCACGTGCACCAGTCGATCTGGAAGGACGGCAAGCCGGTGTTCGCCGGCAACAAGTATGCCGACCTGTCGGAGACCTGCCTCCACTATATCGGCGGGATCATCAAGCACGCCAAGGCCATCAACGCCTTCACCAACCCGTCGACCAACTCCTACAAGCGTCTGGTCCCGGGCTATGAGGCGCCGGTGCTGCTCGCCTACTCCGCGCGCAACCGCTCGGCCTCCTGCCGCATCCCCTACACCGCTTCGCCGAAGGCCAAGCGCGTCGAGGTTCGCTTCCCCGATCCGCTCGCCAATCCCTATCTCGGCTTCGCCGCGATGTTGATGGCCGGCCTCGACGGCATCAAGAACAAGATGGATCCGGGTCCGGCGATGGATAAGGACCTCTACGACCTGCCGAAGGAAGAGCTGAAGCAGATCCCGACCGTCTGCGGTTCGCTCCGCGAGGCGCTCGAAAACCTCGACAAGAACCGCGGCTTCCTCAAGGCCGGCGGCGTGTTCGACGACGACTTCATCGACGCCTATATCGAGCTGAAGATGACCGAAGTCGAGCGCTTCGAGATGACCCCGCATCCGGTCGAGTTCGACATGTACTATTCCGGCTGA
- a CDS encoding slipin family protein produces MMIEYSIYAVLALLVVMFLTQAVRILREYERGVIFTLGRFAGVKGPGLVILIPVVQQLVKVDLRVMVQVVPPQDVISRDNVSVKVNAVLYFRIVDPERAIIKVGDYMAATSQLAQTTLRSVLGKHDLDEMLAERDKLNADIQEILDKQTDVWGIKVTGIEIKDVDINETMIRAIAKQAEAERLRRAKVINAMGEQQAAEKLVEAGRILAQEPQAMQLRYFAALHDIAGERSSTVVFPLPTGLLDHLMPRREQP; encoded by the coding sequence CTGATGATTGAATATTCGATCTATGCGGTGCTTGCGCTGCTCGTCGTCATGTTTCTCACCCAGGCCGTTCGCATTCTCAGGGAATACGAGCGCGGCGTCATTTTCACGCTCGGCCGCTTCGCCGGGGTGAAGGGGCCGGGCCTCGTCATCCTCATTCCGGTCGTGCAGCAGCTCGTCAAGGTCGATCTCAGGGTGATGGTGCAGGTGGTGCCGCCCCAGGACGTGATCTCGCGCGACAACGTCTCGGTCAAGGTCAACGCCGTGCTGTACTTCCGTATCGTCGATCCCGAGCGCGCCATCATCAAGGTTGGCGATTACATGGCCGCGACCAGCCAGCTCGCCCAGACCACGCTGCGCTCGGTGCTCGGCAAGCACGATCTCGACGAGATGCTGGCCGAACGCGACAAGCTGAACGCCGACATCCAGGAGATCCTCGACAAGCAGACCGACGTCTGGGGCATCAAGGTCACGGGTATCGAGATCAAGGACGTCGACATCAATGAAACGATGATACGCGCGATTGCGAAGCAGGCCGAGGCGGAGCGGTTGCGGCGCGCCAAGGTGATCAACGCCATGGGCGAGCAGCAGGCCGCCGAAAAGCTCGTCGAGGCCGGCCGCATTCTGGCACAGGAGCCGCAGGCGATGCAGCTGCGTTACTTCGCGGCTCTGCACGACATCGCGGGCGAGCGGTCGTCGACCGTCGTGTTTCCGCTGCCGACGGGCCTGCTCGATCATTTGATGCCGCGGCGTGAGCAACCGTAG
- a CDS encoding NAD(P)H-hydrate dehydratase — translation MEVLTTAEMQRADQLSITAGTPGFKLMLSAGQAVAEAANALVEEGSILIVAGPGNNGGDGFVAAAELAAQGREVSVILMCERDQLQGDAASAARGWKQPVLPFNPQAIGRPALIIDALFGAGLSRPIDGEARAMIEAINANGAPVLAVDLPSGINGTSAAVLGVAVNATETVTFFRKKPAHLLLPGRMHCGRVRVADIGIDAQVLDEIAPQTFENDPDFWGAAFPVPRIDGHKYARGHVLAVSGDAAATGAARLAARGALRAGAGLVTLATPRDALAINAAALTAVMVRPVDTVIEFGELLDDKRYNTCMIGPGAGVGDRACDIVHTAISARRHVVLDADALTSFAASPERLFESIKSAAEAQVVLTPHEGEFPRLFSDLSNKTPGRSKLERVRAAAERSGAVVLLKGPDTTIAAPDGRATIAANAPPWLATAGAGDVLAGIIAGLLAQGVPAFEAASIGVWMHGEAGSEAGPGLIAEDLTETLPAVHRRIYNALGIEY, via the coding sequence ATGGAAGTTCTAACCACCGCGGAAATGCAGCGGGCTGATCAACTCAGCATCACGGCCGGCACGCCTGGCTTCAAGCTGATGCTGAGCGCAGGCCAGGCGGTCGCCGAAGCCGCCAACGCGCTGGTCGAGGAGGGGTCGATCCTGATCGTGGCCGGCCCCGGCAACAATGGCGGTGACGGTTTTGTCGCAGCCGCCGAACTCGCCGCGCAAGGCCGCGAGGTCTCGGTCATCCTGATGTGCGAGCGCGACCAGCTTCAGGGCGACGCAGCCTCCGCCGCCCGCGGCTGGAAGCAACCGGTGTTGCCGTTCAATCCGCAGGCGATCGGAAGACCTGCGCTGATCATCGACGCGCTGTTCGGCGCGGGCTTGAGCCGTCCCATCGACGGCGAGGCGCGCGCGATGATCGAGGCGATCAATGCCAATGGCGCGCCGGTGCTGGCGGTCGATTTGCCGAGCGGCATCAACGGCACCAGCGCGGCCGTGCTGGGCGTCGCGGTGAACGCCACCGAGACCGTCACCTTCTTTCGCAAGAAGCCCGCGCATTTGCTGCTGCCCGGTCGCATGCATTGCGGCCGCGTGCGCGTCGCCGACATCGGGATCGACGCCCAGGTGCTCGACGAGATCGCGCCACAGACCTTCGAGAACGATCCGGATTTCTGGGGCGCTGCTTTCCCGGTGCCGCGCATCGACGGCCATAAATACGCGCGCGGCCATGTGCTGGCGGTCTCCGGCGATGCGGCCGCGACCGGCGCTGCGCGGCTTGCCGCTCGCGGCGCTCTGCGCGCCGGCGCGGGCCTGGTGACGCTTGCGACCCCGCGCGATGCGCTCGCGATCAATGCAGCCGCGCTAACCGCCGTGATGGTTCGACCCGTCGACACCGTGATCGAGTTCGGCGAGCTGCTCGATGACAAGCGTTATAACACCTGCATGATCGGCCCCGGCGCCGGCGTCGGCGATCGTGCCTGCGATATCGTTCACACCGCGATCTCGGCGCGGCGCCATGTCGTGCTCGATGCGGATGCGCTGACGAGCTTTGCCGCAAGTCCCGAGCGGCTGTTTGAGTCGATCAAGTCCGCGGCTGAGGCCCAGGTGGTGCTGACGCCGCACGAGGGCGAGTTTCCACGGCTGTTCTCCGACCTCAGCAACAAGACTCCAGGCCGCTCGAAGCTGGAGCGCGTGCGCGCCGCCGCGGAACGCTCCGGCGCCGTCGTGCTCTTGAAGGGCCCCGACACCACCATCGCCGCGCCCGACGGCCGGGCCACCATCGCCGCCAACGCGCCACCCTGGCTCGCGACCGCAGGTGCCGGCGACGTGCTCGCCGGCATCATCGCTGGCCTCTTGGCGCAAGGCGTGCCGGCGTTCGAGGCCGCCAGTATCGGCGTCTGGATGCACGGCGAGGCGGGAAGCGAAGCAGGGCCGGGCTTGATCGCCGAAGATCTCACTGAGACGCTGCCGGCCGTGCACCGGCGGATCTATAACGCGCTCGGGATCGAGTACTGA
- a CDS encoding NfeD family protein, whose translation MKAALIAAIGVVALALCLRPGAAEENGRLAVTVTIDGAIGPASASYVKEALATAAARRAEVVILKMNTPGGLNSSMREIIADVLGSSVPVVGYVAPSGAHAASAGTYILYATHIAAMAPGTNLGAATPVQIGGPLPGLPSGTPDKDSKDKTAEPKDAMTAKVTNDAVALIRSLAELRNHNADWAEKAVREAATLSANGALQEKVIDLVARDPAELLRQIDGRVVEVAGGKTQRLATKDAVVEVVDPGWISRFLAVITDPNVAFILLMVGIYGLIFEFVSPGAVAPGVVGTICLLVGLYALNLLPINYAGLGLMLVGIALLAIEAFSPTVVIGLGGVVAFVLGALMLVRVEAPGYRLSWSVIAVVAAMFTGFVLVVLGALRRARNAPTRVGAQAMRGLSAQVLDWNETEGHVFTHGERWQARGADSFRPGETVEVANIVDLTLVVRRPSPAGGEGGQL comes from the coding sequence ATGAAGGCGGCCCTCATAGCGGCGATCGGCGTCGTCGCTCTTGCTCTCTGCCTCCGTCCCGGAGCGGCGGAGGAGAACGGCCGTCTTGCAGTCACTGTCACGATCGACGGAGCCATCGGACCGGCGTCGGCGAGCTACGTGAAGGAGGCCTTGGCCACGGCAGCCGCGCGGCGCGCCGAGGTCGTGATTCTGAAAATGAACACGCCCGGCGGTCTCAACTCGAGCATGCGTGAGATCATCGCGGATGTGCTGGGTTCTTCCGTTCCCGTGGTGGGATACGTCGCGCCCTCGGGCGCTCATGCGGCGAGCGCGGGGACCTACATTCTTTATGCAACCCATATCGCGGCGATGGCGCCCGGTACCAACCTCGGTGCCGCGACGCCGGTGCAGATTGGCGGTCCGCTCCCGGGCCTGCCGAGCGGCACACCCGACAAGGACAGCAAGGACAAGACGGCTGAGCCGAAAGACGCGATGACGGCAAAGGTGACGAACGATGCTGTCGCCCTCATCCGCAGCCTTGCCGAGTTGCGCAATCACAACGCCGATTGGGCCGAGAAGGCGGTCCGTGAAGCGGCCACGCTCTCGGCCAACGGCGCGTTGCAGGAAAAGGTCATCGATCTCGTCGCGCGCGATCCGGCCGAATTGCTCAGACAGATCGATGGTCGCGTGGTCGAGGTCGCAGGCGGCAAGACGCAGCGGCTCGCGACGAAGGACGCCGTGGTCGAAGTCGTCGACCCCGGATGGATCTCCCGATTTCTGGCGGTCATCACCGATCCCAACGTTGCCTTCATTCTCCTGATGGTCGGCATCTACGGCCTGATCTTCGAGTTCGTGTCGCCCGGTGCGGTCGCCCCGGGGGTGGTCGGGACGATCTGCCTGTTGGTCGGCCTCTATGCCCTCAACCTGCTGCCGATCAACTATGCGGGCCTCGGCTTGATGCTCGTCGGGATCGCGTTGCTGGCCATCGAGGCGTTCAGTCCAACCGTGGTGATTGGTCTTGGCGGCGTCGTCGCCTTCGTGCTGGGAGCGCTCATGCTGGTCCGGGTCGAAGCGCCAGGCTACCGGCTGTCATGGTCGGTCATTGCCGTCGTCGCGGCGATGTTCACCGGCTTTGTTCTCGTCGTGCTCGGCGCGCTCAGGCGCGCCCGCAACGCCCCGACCCGGGTCGGCGCGCAAGCCATGCGCGGCCTGTCCGCCCAGGTCCTCGACTGGAACGAGACCGAAGGTCACGTCTTTACGCATGGCGAACGCTGGCAGGCGCGCGGCGCCGACAGCTTCAGGCCGGGCGAGACGGTCGAGGTCGCCAATATCGTCGATTTAACGCTGGTGGTCCGGCGTCCGAGCCCGGCCGGTGGCGAGGGAGGTCAACTCTGA
- a CDS encoding gamma-glutamyl-gamma-aminobutyrate hydrolase family protein has protein sequence MRKPVVGVIGNASRIENRFQVQMVGERNLRAVAEVSGGLPMMFAGSPDITDIAALLDTVDGIVLTGARANVHPTRFNVDPCEKHEPYDIHRDEVALALSVACVARGIPLFGICRGLQEMNVAFGGSLHPEIREIPGRMNHRMPRLENGEIHPDPTVVFADRHDVDLTPGGAFAKLLGCEKIRVNSLHGQGILDPGRRVLIEGVAEDGTIEAIRIAEAASFALGVQWHAEYDPQRNPINRKLFEAFGEAMVAKQRAVA, from the coding sequence ATGAGAAAGCCGGTCGTCGGCGTGATCGGGAACGCCAGTCGCATCGAAAATCGATTTCAGGTGCAGATGGTCGGCGAGCGCAATCTGCGCGCCGTGGCCGAGGTTTCCGGCGGCTTGCCGATGATGTTCGCGGGCTCGCCCGACATCACCGATATCGCCGCACTGCTCGATACGGTCGACGGCATCGTGCTTACCGGGGCCCGCGCCAACGTGCACCCGACCCGCTTCAACGTCGACCCCTGCGAGAAGCACGAGCCCTACGACATCCACCGCGATGAGGTCGCGCTGGCGCTCTCGGTCGCCTGCGTCGCCCGCGGCATTCCGCTGTTCGGCATCTGCCGGGGCTTGCAGGAGATGAATGTCGCCTTCGGCGGCTCGCTCCACCCCGAGATCCGCGAAATCCCGGGCCGCATGAACCACCGCATGCCCAGGCTCGAGAATGGCGAGATCCATCCCGACCCGACCGTCGTGTTCGCCGACCGTCACGACGTCGACCTTACGCCGGGCGGCGCATTCGCAAAGCTCCTCGGCTGCGAGAAGATCCGGGTCAATTCACTGCACGGGCAGGGCATTCTGGATCCCGGCAGGCGCGTGCTGATCGAAGGCGTGGCCGAGGACGGCACCATCGAGGCGATCCGCATCGCGGAAGCGGCGAGCTTCGCACTCGGTGTGCAATGGCACGCCGAATACGACCCGCAGCGCAATCCGATCAATCGGAAACTGTTCGAGGCGTTTGGCGAGGCGATGGTGGCGAAGCAGAGGGCAGTGGCGTAG
- a CDS encoding multicopper oxidase family protein produces the protein MKPRIFDPSRREVLAGLGASAAGLFGGGAAPVATTQLALQARPATLALKPDQPPAPIWELAAVSHLGNVRLRRGDLCEVTFRNTLPVPLAPTWYGLNGAAVADPLRGRAPTAPDATETSIISIPSAGTLVADFRLFEDRLKQPARPLLVVAEETSRIAVDRDEVLLIEEWRVRPDGTALPPGQDPKDTTPLYTLNGRTSFELSAAVGERLRLRFINGSQRSVLAIKLENHEVHVMALDGQPTEPFPARNGALVLAPGARADAFVDAAISAAFVLHDGKQASPIGHLTISGNLERRAALPPPQPLPSNDLPEKLDLKGALRFDVALGALDAGWTRTANFSTASAPAFRARAGRTIVLAVQNPAPITIVFHLHGHHFRLLDRLDDGWKPYWLDTLAIEPGQTQRIAFAATWPGRWLIESVVTDWSAPRLVRWYGVE, from the coding sequence ATGAAACCGCGGATTTTCGACCCGAGCAGACGCGAAGTCCTGGCCGGCCTTGGGGCTTCTGCCGCGGGCCTGTTTGGCGGCGGCGCAGCACCAGTCGCGACCACCCAGCTTGCGCTCCAGGCCCGCCCCGCGACCCTGGCTTTGAAGCCGGATCAGCCCCCTGCACCGATCTGGGAGCTGGCCGCCGTCAGCCATCTCGGCAACGTCCGTCTTAGGCGCGGCGACCTCTGCGAGGTGACCTTCCGCAATACGCTGCCTGTCCCGCTTGCGCCAACCTGGTACGGCCTCAATGGCGCGGCGGTGGCCGATCCCCTGCGCGGGCGCGCGCCCACCGCGCCTGACGCGACCGAAACATCAATTATTTCAATACCAAGCGCCGGAACCCTGGTAGCCGACTTTCGCCTCTTTGAAGACCGCCTGAAGCAGCCTGCACGCCCGCTTCTTGTCGTCGCCGAGGAGACCAGCCGCATCGCCGTCGATCGTGACGAGGTCCTGCTGATCGAAGAGTGGCGCGTGAGGCCGGATGGCACCGCGTTGCCGCCGGGCCAGGATCCCAAGGACACGACCCCGCTCTACACGCTGAACGGACGAACTTCATTTGAACTCTCAGCCGCGGTCGGCGAGCGGCTGCGGCTGCGCTTCATCAACGGCTCGCAACGTTCTGTTCTGGCGATCAAATTGGAAAACCACGAGGTCCACGTGATGGCGCTGGACGGACAGCCGACCGAGCCGTTCCCGGCCCGCAACGGCGCCCTGGTGCTGGCCCCTGGCGCCCGCGCCGACGCCTTCGTCGATGCAGCCATATCGGCCGCGTTCGTGCTGCATGACGGCAAGCAGGCGAGCCCGATCGGGCACCTCACCATCTCGGGCAACCTGGAGCGACGCGCGGCCCTGCCGCCGCCACAGCCGCTGCCCTCGAATGACCTCCCCGAAAAGCTCGATCTGAAAGGCGCCCTGCGGTTCGATGTCGCGCTCGGCGCCCTCGACGCCGGATGGACACGGACCGCCAATTTCTCCACCGCCTCGGCTCCCGCCTTCCGCGCCAGGGCGGGCCGGACCATCGTGCTGGCGGTGCAGAACCCCGCCCCCATCACCATCGTCTTCCACCTGCACGGCCACCATTTCCGTTTGCTCGACCGGCTCGACGATGGCTGGAAGCCGTATTGGCTCGACACGCTCGCGATCGAACCCGGCCAGACCCAGCGCATCGCCTTCGCCGCGACCTGGCCGGGACGATGGCTGATCGAATCCGTCGTGACCGACTGGTCCGCGCCGCGGCTGGTGCGGTGGTACGGTGTGGAGTGA
- a CDS encoding P-II family nitrogen regulator, with amino-acid sequence MKKIEAIIKPFKLDEVKEALQEVGLQGITVTEAKGFGRQKGHAELYRGAEYIVDFLPKVKIEIVIGDDLVERAIDAIRRAAQTGRIGDGKIFVSNIEEAIRIRTGESGLDAI; translated from the coding sequence GTGAAGAAAATCGAAGCCATCATCAAGCCGTTCAAGCTCGACGAGGTGAAAGAAGCGCTGCAGGAAGTCGGCCTTCAGGGCATCACCGTGACCGAGGCCAAGGGTTTTGGCCGCCAGAAAGGCCACGCCGAGCTGTACCGCGGCGCAGAATACATCGTCGACTTCCTGCCCAAGGTGAAGATCGAGATCGTCATCGGCGACGACCTGGTCGAGCGCGCGATCGACGCGATCCGCCGCGCCGCGCAAACCGGACGCATCGGCGACGGCAAGATTTTCGTCTCCAACATAGAAGAGGCGATCCGCATCCGAACCGGCGAATCCGGGCTGGACGCTATCTGA
- a CDS encoding GNAT family N-acetyltransferase, with the protein MLRPLALTDMGAAAQVHRAAFDRAMPWLVGLHTPDEDHWFYRERVFPTCRVWGRFDGDELRGIIAFRDGWIEQLYVRPAAQGRGVGTELLDIAKGASERLELWTFQRNVPARRFYEARGFSLAEETDGARNEEKESDARYVWTRTSR; encoded by the coding sequence ATGCTCCGGCCGCTCGCGCTCACCGACATGGGCGCGGCGGCGCAGGTCCATCGGGCCGCGTTTGACCGGGCGATGCCGTGGCTCGTTGGGCTGCACACCCCGGACGAGGATCACTGGTTCTACCGCGAGCGTGTCTTTCCGACCTGCCGCGTCTGGGGACGCTTCGACGGCGATGAACTGCGCGGGATCATCGCGTTTCGTGACGGCTGGATCGAGCAGCTCTACGTTCGTCCCGCCGCGCAGGGCCGCGGCGTCGGCACGGAACTGCTCGACATTGCCAAAGGCGCATCCGAAAGGCTCGAGCTCTGGACCTTCCAGCGCAACGTGCCGGCGCGGCGCTTCTATGAGGCGCGCGGGTTCAGCCTGGCCGAGGAGACCGACGGGGCGCGTAACGAGGAGAAGGAGTCCGACGCTCGGTACGTCTGGACGCGAACGAGCCGATAG
- a CDS encoding AI-2E family transporter translates to MTISRDEQPKTRSDLAWAITVGGVGVVLFTAALVFTWYFAATLLLIFTGMLLGVGLNALTTALGRRVHLPHAVRLAIVCIVLAVLLAGVVYLGGATIAEQAAVLSSTIKSQISHVRSFLENHGIDTSFFDFGNGPSDAAANAPSDSTPSPATPPRAPLPGAGALASSGGAIVSQTFKLLLGTIHGVGNIFIVLFLGLSFAAQPGVYRDGLLFLAPAKHRIRAAVIIDGISETLERWLIAQIIVMLAVGAVTWIGLAIIGIPGSFILGIQAGLLAFIPTVGAIIAGVVVVLASLASGWIPALSALILFLGVHAMESYVLTPILQRQALDIPPATLFAFQILLGVVFGIWGLALALPLVAIAKVMIDHFKAYEAPPLAEAA, encoded by the coding sequence GTGACCATCTCCAGAGATGAACAGCCCAAAACCCGCTCCGATCTGGCCTGGGCGATTACCGTCGGCGGCGTCGGGGTGGTGCTGTTCACCGCCGCACTGGTCTTCACCTGGTATTTTGCGGCCACCCTGCTCCTGATCTTCACCGGCATGCTGCTCGGCGTCGGCCTGAACGCGCTGACCACTGCGCTCGGACGCCGTGTGCACCTGCCGCACGCGGTGCGGCTTGCGATCGTCTGCATCGTGCTTGCGGTGCTGCTCGCTGGCGTCGTCTATCTCGGCGGCGCGACCATCGCCGAGCAGGCCGCGGTGCTCAGCAGCACCATCAAGTCGCAGATCTCGCATGTCAGGTCGTTCCTGGAGAACCACGGCATCGACACCAGCTTCTTCGATTTCGGCAACGGTCCATCTGACGCCGCGGCCAATGCGCCGTCGGACTCGACGCCTTCGCCGGCAACGCCCCCGCGCGCTCCGTTGCCCGGCGCCGGCGCGCTGGCCTCCAGCGGCGGAGCGATCGTGAGCCAGACCTTCAAGCTGCTGCTCGGCACCATCCACGGTGTGGGAAACATCTTCATCGTGCTGTTTCTGGGGTTGTCCTTCGCCGCGCAGCCCGGCGTCTATCGCGACGGGCTGCTGTTCCTCGCGCCGGCGAAACATCGCATCCGCGCCGCCGTCATCATCGACGGTATCAGCGAGACGCTGGAGCGCTGGCTGATCGCGCAGATCATCGTCATGCTTGCGGTCGGGGCGGTAACCTGGATCGGGCTTGCCATCATCGGTATCCCCGGCTCGTTCATCCTGGGGATCCAGGCCGGCCTGCTCGCCTTCATCCCCACGGTCGGCGCCATCATCGCCGGCGTCGTCGTGGTGCTGGCGAGCCTCGCCTCGGGTTGGATCCCGGCGCTATCGGCGCTGATCCTGTTCCTCGGCGTGCACGCGATGGAGAGTTACGTGCTGACGCCGATCCTCCAGCGCCAGGCGCTGGACATCCCGCCGGCCACGCTGTTCGCGTTCCAGATCCTTCTCGGCGTCGTCTTCGGAATCTGGGGCCTGGCGCTGGCGCTGCCACTCGTCGCCATCGCCAAGGTCATGATCGACCATTTCAAGGCGTATGAGGCGCCGCCTCTGGCGGAGGCGGCGTAA